One Aegilops tauschii subsp. strangulata cultivar AL8/78 chromosome 7, Aet v6.0, whole genome shotgun sequence genomic window carries:
- the LOC109755939 gene encoding uncharacterized protein, which yields MLATGSAASLTSCSTASCSPCRRRTPCARACCHQGGATWLSARHLNVSTLGFTGEARFAQFVNNLLLRRGHAPLDTFCLHAEGPHILFDNIRDTANLWIYHALRCNVQALSIADHDLYEEGETEDILRTFHPDRYSFTSSHLKRLHLLYVCVSNCLIKHLLSGCPALEDLEMNDCDITATEFSSTTLKNLSISTVGFSVTKDEEVDIVINMPSLVSLCIGALLCTKPSFINMRSLLTVSIHSEQTGFEFVNGCSILRAFSNARNLTLLHVGPMVGKELLGNEILFHQVVFTNLTTLSLNEWCLHNSCKALLYVLRHSPNLEKLTLGLSEVGALIYRRPELSGNFAVKINPCCKGTETPFYCQKLKKIKITCPKHDKRVGVVVAILCANLISLPEINIKPS from the exons ATGTTGGCGACAGGATCAGCGGCCTCCCTGACGAGCTGCTCCACCGCATCCTGTTCTCCTTGCCGGCGCAGGACGCCGTGCGCACGTGCGTGCTGTCACCAAGGTGGCGCCACCTggttgtccgcacggcacctcaaTGTCAGCACTCTGGGGTTCACCGGCGAGGCGAGATTCGCCCAGTTTGTGAATAACTTGCTGCTGCGTCGTGGCCATGCGCCTCTCGACACCTTCTGCCTGCACGCTGAGGGGCCTCACATTTTGTTTGACAATATCCGTGACACTGCCAACCTGTGGATATACCATGCCCTGAGGTGCAATGTTCAGGCGTTGAGCATTGCCGACCATGACCTGTACGAGGAAGGCGAAACAGAAGATATTCTTAGAACCTTCCACCCCGACCGTTACTCCTTTACCTCATCACACTTGAAAAGATTGCATCTTCTCTATGTTTGTGTCAGCAATTGCCTCATCAAGCACCTCTTGTCTGGCTGCCCGGCGTTGGAAGACCTAGAGATGAATGACTGTGACATCACTGCCACAGAATTTTCCTCTACCACATTGAAGAACTTGAGCATCAGCACCGTTGGTTTCTCTGTAACAAAAGATGAGGAAGTTGATATTGTTATAAATATGCCTAGTCTAGTCTCACTATGCATCGGTGCACTACTCTGTACGAAGCCTTCTTTTATCAACATGCGATCATTGTTAACAGTCTCCATTCACTCAGAACAGACAGGGTTTGAATTTGTTAATGGCTGCTCTATTCTTCGTGCTTTTTCGAACGCCAGGAACTTGACACTGCTGCACGTTGGCCCCATG GTTGGGAAAGAATTATTGGGAAATGAGATACTATTCCATCAAGTAGTGTTCACTAATTTGACAACTTTGTCTTTGAATGAATGGTGTTTGCATAATAGCTGCAAAGCACTGCTGTACGTGCTTAGGCACTCACCTAATTTAGAAAAGCTTACTCTTGGGTTGTCCGAG GTTGGAGCTTTAATCTATCGACGTCCCGAGCTTTCAGGAAATTTTGCTGTGAAAATAAACCCCTGTTGCAAGGGAACAGAGACACCATTTTATTGCCAGAAGCTTAAGAAAATCAAAATCACCTGCCCAAAGCATGATAAAAGAGTCGGTGTCGTGGTGGCGATCTTATGCGCTAACCTTATCTCTCTCCCAGAAATAAATATCAAGCCATCTTGA